Proteins from one Porites lutea chromosome 3, jaPorLute2.1, whole genome shotgun sequence genomic window:
- the LOC140929912 gene encoding uncharacterized protein translates to MSHVALDNRREDSEPVIIVPYFPRGLAKSTEQPLDFNFILYLYDTLRLPLGLFPDDQDQEVLFEDLQQCMQYCWRYATQRQDWMRDHPVTQDHSQERRAQLSKETIFREAGQPLGVNMTTGNALFDRNLADLRLDVFGNVMFLKAPHWSDVSVQFMHGFPRRLIADHHCGLLRGNITVAARISNQAVRSLSAGDIAAFVSQKMVQGLGLTTSELMMARASAIKYAGQREKPTRLLDLTVRFGIDFLTLAPVPRDKLQDLRRKSTVHWNGVLETSADEDQEAESSSSSDESGLSVDWDPREESQGMPATNTDAYTVAVTRHVENLLHCYVSTRQMVTQQLEVRAATARPSGSSGMSHRRKQQTPRRKPAASRQAPEATATATTTVSSRDQERGNIEQREPEQQEQPRRSPREILVALPGIVATRIPNEDSLKRLEQFLRNNQPCDPQRAAQATVEGRESIEEARQRAARNSYEEQRAQQVQERIKDFWRACQADCTCLGESAIRDSQDNNDQNCPYCISTDEGADVARVTGRCLNADCKVCALMNKLDKVTLAALGEVRNTRLAVMLDLAPFIAQCLNSGDVAEERRQVLVRTFCELLCCSKSRLRFLANVGFLVMICPRLKHLQLERGWGDVWCNLSKFATAIGYHQDHHSQLSALIFMRQRCIPDSESKWAWYFQSEDPEEQRVNREVFEQRE, encoded by the exons ATGTCACATGTAGCCCTCGACAACAGGCGTGAAGATTCGGAGCCAGTAATAATTGTCCCATACTTTCCACGTggcctggctaaatctacagaGCAACCCTTGGACTTCAACTTTATCCTGTATTTGTACGACACCTTACGTCTGCCTCTCGGCCTTTTCCCTGACGATCAAGATCAAGAGGTGCTGTTCGAAGACTTGCAGCAATGCATGCAGTACTGTTGGCGTTATGCAACACAGAGGCAGGATTGGATGCGTGATCACCCAGTCACCCAAGACCATTCGCAGGAGAGGCGAGCTCAGCTCTCCAAGGAGACCATCTTCCGTGAGGCAGGACAGCCTTTAGGAGTTAATATGACAACTGGCAATGCACTCTTCGACAGAAACTTGGCGGACCTACGTCTGGACGTGTTTGGGAATGTCATGTTTCTCAAGGCTCCCCACTGGAGTGATGTCTCTGTGCAGTTTATGCACGGTTTTCCTCGCCGCCTCATTGCAGACCACCACTGCGGCCTGTTAAGGGGAAATATCACTGTTGCTGCCCGTATCTCCAATCAGGCAGTCCGTAGCTTGTCTGCAG GTGACATCGCAGCTTTTGTATCCCAAAAGATGGTGCAGGGACTAGGACTGACTACGTCCGAACTCATGATGGCACGTGCCAGTGCGATAAAATATGCCGGACAGAGAGAGAAACCTACACGCCTCCTCGATTTAACAGTACGATTCGGAATCGACTTCCTGACACTAGCACCAGTCCCAAGAGATAAATTACAGGACCTAAGAAGAAAAAGTACCGTGCACTGGAATGGTGTCCTTGAGACCTCAGCCGATGAAGATCAGGAAGCTGAGTCGTCAAGCAGTTCTGATGAGTCAGGATTATCAGTCGACTGGGATCCCAGGGAAGAGAGTCAAGGAATGCCAGCAACAAACACAGACGCATACACAGTTGCTGTCACAAGACATGTGGAAAATCTACTGCACTGTTATGTCTCAACAAGGCAGATGGTGACACAGCAGCTGGAGGTGAGAGCAGCAACAGCCAGGCCAAGTGGAAGCTCGGGAATGTCACatagaagaaaacaacagaccCCAAGGCGTAAACCTGCTGCTTCACGGCAAGCTCCGGAAGCCACAGCCACAGCCACAACCACAGTGAGCTCCAGAGACCAGGAACGGGGGAACATTGAGCAACGAGAACCTGAACAGCAAGAACAGCCTAGACGAAGCCCCAGGGAAATTCTGGTGGCCCTGCCAGGAATTGTGGCGACTCGGATACCAAATGAAGACTCGCTAAAGAGGCTGGAGCAGTTTCTGAGGAACAATCAGCCCTGCGATCCACAACGG GCAGCGCAGGCAACAGTAGAAGGCAGAGAGTCAATAGAAGAAGCTCGACAGAGGGCAGCTCGCAACAGCTATGAGGAGCAGCGCGCACAACAAGTCCAAGAGAGGATCAAGGACTTTTGGAGAGCTTGCCAGGCAGACTGCACATGCTTAGGGGAATCTGCCATTCGTGATTCACAAGACAACAATGATCAAAATTGTCCTTACTGCATCAGCACAGACGAGGGTGCGGATGTCGCCAGGGTCACAGGAAGATGTCTGAATGCTGATTGCAAGGTGTGTGCACTGATGAATAAGCTTGACAAAGTCACATTGGCGGCACTTGGCGAAGTACGTAACACACGGCTTGCTGTTATGCTGGATTTAGCACCATTTATTGCCCAGTGCTTGAACTCTGGTGATGTCGCTGAAGAACGAAGGCAGGTTCTTGTCAGAACATTCTGTGAATTGCTCTGCTGTTCCAAAAGCAGACTTCGATTTTTGGCAAATGTTGGCTTCCTCGTCATGATCTGTCCACGGTTGAAACACCTGCAGCTGGAGAGAGGATGGGGAGATGTGTGGTGTAACTTGTCCAAGTTTGCCACTGCTATTGGTTACCACCAAGATCACCACAGCCAGCTTTCTGCTCTTATCTTCATGCGTCAAAGGTGTATTCCGGACAGCGAGAGCAAATGGGCATGGTATTTTCAGTCAGAGGACCCTGAAGAGCAGAGAGTTAACCGAGAGGTGTTTGAGCAGAGAGAGTAG
- the LOC140930385 gene encoding vacuolar-sorting protein SNF8-like codes for MRRGPGGVGAINRQRLAKEKYATKGTEIADIQLSQMGKQLESFKTSLEDFAGKYKQDIRKNPEFRGHFQQMCARIGVDPLASSKGFWAELLGVGDFYYELGVQIVEICMATRPRNGGLMALGDLHKKILKTSKSRQDVTEDDLARAIKKLHILGSGFQIIPVGNKRLVQSVPGELSMDHAAVLQQAQGNGYTSISVIAKDLGWERDRAIRALDHMVHEEMAWVDDQAPSERLYWFPGLFPES; via the exons ATGCGGAGAGGACCTGGTGGTGTTGGTGCAATAAATAGGCAGCGTCTTGCTAAA GAAAAGTATGCCACAAAGGGAACAGAGATTGCAGACATCCAGCTGTCACAG ATGGGTAAACAGCTGGAGTCCTTCAAGACATCTCTGGAAGATTTTGCTGGGAAATACAAACAGGACATAAGGAAGAATCCAGAGTTCAGAGGGCACTTTCAGCAAATGTGTGCTCGCATTGGTGTTGACCCTCTTGCtt CAAGCAAAGGTTTTTGGGCAGAGCTGCTTGGTGTGGGAGATTTTTACTATGAG TTGGGTGTTCAGATTGTTGAAATCTGCATGGCAACAAGACCAAGAAATGGAG GTTTGATGGCTTTGGGTGATTTgcacaaaaaaattctcaagaCAAGCAAGTCAAGACAAGATGTGACTGA GGATGACTTGGCTCGAGCAATAAAAAAGCTTCATATCTTGGGCAGTGGTTTCCAGATCATTCCAGTTGGGAACAAGCGTCTTGTTCAGTCAGTACCAGGAGAACTTAGCATGGATCATGCCGCTGTTCTTCAGCAGGCCCAg ggGAATGGGTATACATCAATTTCTGTCATCGCAAAAGATTTAGGATGGGAACGGGATCGTGCGATACGAGCCTTG GATCACATGGTTCATGAGGAAATGGCTTGGGTAGACGATCAAGCACCCAGTGAAAGATTGTACTGGTTCCCAGGCCTCTTTCCAGAATCCTAA
- the LOC140930384 gene encoding uncharacterized protein isoform X2: protein MADAAVTTVNLKKLKVAELKKELADRGLPIKGNKSDLLARLEKCLSEQGVVVSQDENEEITDDHDVEDELDNDADDLDDVDDVEDVSEHLVTEDSEEEAKENKATEETVEVEKQEEPARPVVPVTPPEKKPGEVKLTDEQKKAQRLARFGQSSPSTEADKKQARAQRFGLSSPTSNGSKISSPIVSPKGMDVEKLKQRAERFGAISPVVTKLEEKDKLLKRKQRFGVTVSASPSTDADAKKKKRAERFGL, encoded by the exons ATGGCGGACGCGGCGGTGACAACTGTAAACCTCAAGAAATTGAAG GTAGCTGAGTTAAAGAAAGAGCTTGCAGACCGTGGCCTTCCTATAAAAGGCAATAAAAGTGATCTACTGGCAAGATTAGAGAAATGCCTTTCCGAGCAAG GTGTGGTTGTAAGTCAAGATGAGAATGAAGAGATCACTGATGATCATGATGTAGAAGATGAACTGGACAATGATGCTGATGACTtagatgatgttgatgatgtaGAGGATGTGTCAGAACATTTGGTCACAGAGGACTCTGAAGAAGAAGCCAAAGAAAATAAGGCAACCGAG GAAACTGTAGAggtagaaaaacaagaagaacctGCTCGTCCTGT GGTACCTGTCACACCTCCAGAAAAGAAGCCTGGTGAAGTAAAACTGACAGATGAACAG aAAAAGGCCCAGAGACTGGCAAGATTTGGTCAGTCTTCCCCATCAACAGAAGCTGATAAAAAACAGGCTCGAGCCCAGAG GTTTGGTTTATCCAGCCCTACAAGTAATGGATCCAAAATAAGTTCTCCAATTGTTTCACCGAAG GGCATGGATGTTGAGAAACTTAAGCAGAGAGCTGAGAGATTTGGTGCAATTTCTCCTGTGGTGACCAAG CTTGAAGAGAAAGATAAATTATTGAAGAGGAAACAGAGATTTGGTGTTACTGTATCTGCATCTCCATCAACAGATGCCGAT gccaaaaagaaaaagagagctgAAAGATTTGGGCTGTGA
- the LOC140930384 gene encoding uncharacterized protein isoform X1, whose product MADAAVTTVNLKKLKVAELKKELADRGLPIKGNKSDLLARLEKCLSEQGVVVSQDENEEITDDHDVEDELDNDADDLDDVDDVEDVSEHLVTEDSEEEAKENKATEETVEVEKQEEPARPVKRVPVTPPEKKPGEVKLTDEQKKAQRLARFGQSSPSTEADKKQARAQRFGLSSPTSNGSKISSPIVSPKGMDVEKLKQRAERFGAISPVVTKLEEKDKLLKRKQRFGVTVSASPSTDADAKKKKRAERFGL is encoded by the exons ATGGCGGACGCGGCGGTGACAACTGTAAACCTCAAGAAATTGAAG GTAGCTGAGTTAAAGAAAGAGCTTGCAGACCGTGGCCTTCCTATAAAAGGCAATAAAAGTGATCTACTGGCAAGATTAGAGAAATGCCTTTCCGAGCAAG GTGTGGTTGTAAGTCAAGATGAGAATGAAGAGATCACTGATGATCATGATGTAGAAGATGAACTGGACAATGATGCTGATGACTtagatgatgttgatgatgtaGAGGATGTGTCAGAACATTTGGTCACAGAGGACTCTGAAGAAGAAGCCAAAGAAAATAAGGCAACCGAG GAAACTGTAGAggtagaaaaacaagaagaacctGCTCGTCCTGT TAAAAGGGTACCTGTCACACCTCCAGAAAAGAAGCCTGGTGAAGTAAAACTGACAGATGAACAG aAAAAGGCCCAGAGACTGGCAAGATTTGGTCAGTCTTCCCCATCAACAGAAGCTGATAAAAAACAGGCTCGAGCCCAGAG GTTTGGTTTATCCAGCCCTACAAGTAATGGATCCAAAATAAGTTCTCCAATTGTTTCACCGAAG GGCATGGATGTTGAGAAACTTAAGCAGAGAGCTGAGAGATTTGGTGCAATTTCTCCTGTGGTGACCAAG CTTGAAGAGAAAGATAAATTATTGAAGAGGAAACAGAGATTTGGTGTTACTGTATCTGCATCTCCATCAACAGATGCCGAT gccaaaaagaaaaagagagctgAAAGATTTGGGCTGTGA